The Gossypium hirsutum isolate 1008001.06 chromosome D02, Gossypium_hirsutum_v2.1, whole genome shotgun sequence region ctggtagagtagcaagcaaccaaagtcctaaaatctcgtcatcaaatttgacacccataccaagcaactgattcatcatactctgaaattcactaacatggtcagctatagacattccttctttatatttcagcgccatcattttcttcagcaaaaataacttgttattgcccgacctcgaagcatacaagctttcaagcttctcccacaatgttcgagcatgtgtctcctgatcaatgtgattgtaaacattttcttcaacaaattgccgaataaagccacacacttgttgatgctcaaattcccattcttcatcacttttcgaatcgggtttttgagtagtaaagaccggaagatgcaaagccttcacaaacaacaagtccttcattttattccgccaaagttgataatttgtgccattcaacataatcatcttgctcgtattaatttccataattatctgacacaataaccaagctctggtaccagtttgttgggaagaaaccgaacaaccgaaacaaagcgaaagcacaaccggtgttctttctctccttataactcctgtcaaaaaattatggcaagcacaatagcacaagatatgttctctagcaaccttaatcaaccacaaatcaactaatgcaaccacaacaaaaataaatagagacaccgatatttttacgtggaaaacccctttaaatcaagggtaaaaaaccacgggactttagagtccgataaagagctctactatcatcaaatgttcgactacaagatcacaatatcaagcctacaacaagcattcaactccgacaaggctaacaatatgtaatctttagcaaaagagagaaaaatgagagaacatcaccaaaaacgtagctgctgaaaaatgggtatttctgacgctacaagactcggatgaaaaatccgaccgtacaaagtcaagaacaccttatcacctagctgctgtccaaaaatcagctcaatcgaaccacggatggaccttcgatcgaagagttgatcactgctgcaccaagcttgaaaaattgaaattttcttctctctttctctctgttttaatttgagatattttttttttttgctctcctGCTAAAATTTTTGCCCAACACCCGTTAAAAAAACCCCAAAGTGGctttttgacaaaaccaaagaaGGGACAAAACATTATAGcataaaatatgggtttcccacatagtgggacccatacccaacaattGCTAGTGTTGAAACAATGCTAGAAAAGTGGAAGGGCCAAGAAGGCCAGGAGATTGAAGTGTTTCAAGAATTTAGATTATTGACTTCAGAAGTGATTTCCAAAACAGCATTTGGTAGCAGTTACTTGGAGGGGGAGAAGATTTTTGCCCTGCTGTACAAGTTGAAAATACTTGTTAATCTAAATATGTCCAAGACTACAATTCCTTTCATCAAGTATGTTCCCTATAACCTTAGTTAATCCCAAGTTTTTCCTTTATTTCAATTAGCTTTTGAATGCAAATTTTGGACTTTTATTCCCCATAGCTTTTGGTTTTCTCCTTATATATAGCTTACCATAGTTTGCTTTTCCAGCAAGCTATGGAAATCTACTGATTTGCTAGAGTCTGAAAAACTTGCAAAAGGAATACAAGATTGTGTAATAAAGATTGTTAAGAAGAGAGAAGACCAAGTTGTGAATGGGGAAGCCGATAGCTTCGGCAATGATTTTTTTGGATTACTTGTAGATGCCTATAATGATTTGGATGAGAAAAATAAGCTTTCATTGCAAGACCTGGTAGATGAATGTAAAACTTTCTACATTGCCGGACAAGAAACAGTTAATTCCCTACTGGGATGGATAGTCTTGCATTTGGCAATCTATGGAGATTGGCAAGAAAAAGCAAGAAGGGAGGTGATTGACATATTTGGTAACCAAAATCCTCATCTCGAAGGCATCACCAAACTTAAAACAGTAAGCAAACAATCAAACCAAGATTTTAAATAGCCTTCACAACATGATGTAATCTAACATATTTTCTATTTTGCAAACAGATGACCATGATCATCAATGAAACTCTAAGATTGTATGGT contains the following coding sequences:
- the LOC107915221 gene encoding cytochrome P450 CYP749A22, which encodes MLEKWKGQEGQEIEVFQEFRLLTSEVISKTAFGSSYLEGEKIFALLYKLKILVNLNMSKTTIPFINKLWKSTDLLESEKLAKGIQDCVIKIVKKREDQVVNGEADSFGNDFFGLLVDAYNDLDEKNKLSLQDLVDECKTFYIAGQETVNSLLGWIVLHLAIYGDWQEKARREVIDIFGNQNPHLEGITKLKTMTMIINETLRLYGPSNGLARTVAREVQLGKLVLPAKLDILPLNIGLHRDPHLWGDNVHLFKPERFADGIAKATNYTAAAFLPFGLGPRSCVGMTFATIETKIALSMILQRYTITLSPAYVHSPILILTVRPQHGIQVIIEPLHNNF